One window of Lacerta agilis isolate rLacAgi1 chromosome 14, rLacAgi1.pri, whole genome shotgun sequence genomic DNA carries:
- the LOC117058267 gene encoding golgin subfamily A member 8M-like translates to MPGAGWRQHVRAELQRRERRARGLRVLLERHEKLHGRLDALQTLLAAEEKGQWPAAVGSCRPPQELASIRVQQEMELTELRREREELCQRVALLTDILKETEAENKEQRANSGTRCFLLLRRMRRLAQDLAALTRRHEEAECQAWALSQEAEGLRRELAEAQGLMQEAQRKREELEARWVREKALEAGRVNQANEQHDRYQQRVRRLREKLQEAREAAGMIPRPESSPSDSTVSTSCEETSAEGGSSPQVSEAGQAESSPPQASSPLGQRGAAGLIPEAAPAL, encoded by the exons ATGCCAGGCGCGGGCTGGAGGCAGCACGTGCGCGCGGAGCTGCAGCGGCGGGAGCGGCGCGCGCGGGGCCTGCGGGTGCTGCTGGAGCGAC ATGAAAAGCTTCATGGCCGCCTGGATGCTCTGCAGACCCTGCTGGCGGCAGAGGAGAAGGGGCAGTGGCCGGCAGCAGTGGGGTCCTGCCG GCCCCCCCAGGAACTGGCTTCCATCCGGGTGCAGCAGGAGATGGAGCTGACCGAACtccggagagagagagaggag TTGTGCCAGCGGGTCGCCCTCCTGACGGACATCCTGAAGGAGACGGAGGCAGAGAACAAGGAGCAGCGGGCGAA CTCTGGGACCCGGTGCTTTCTGCTCCTCCGCAGGATGAGGCGCCTGGCCCAGGATTTGGCTGCCCTGACCCGGCGGCACGAGGAGGCAGAGTGCCAGGCCTGGGCGCTTTCCCAGGAGGCCGAGGGGCTGCGCCGGGAGCTGGCCGAGGCGCAGGGACTCATGCAGGAGGCGCAGCGGAAAAGGGAGGAGCTAGAGGCGCGTTGGGTGCGGGAGAAGGCGCTGGAGGCCGGCCGGGTGAACCAGGCCAACGAGCAGCACGACCG gtatcaGCAGAGAGTCCGGCGCCTCCGAGAGAAGCTGCAGGAGGCCAGGGAAGCGGCCGGCAT GATTCCCCGGCCAGAATCGTCCCCCAGTGACAGCACCGTCAGCACATCTTGCGAGGAAACCAGCGCAGAAGGTGGGAGCAGCCCCCAG GTTTCAGAAGCAGGGCAAGCCGAGTCCAGCCCTCCCCAGGCCTCATCCCCTCTGGGTCAGCGTGGGGCAGCAG GTCTGATTCCCGAGGCAGCCCCTGccctgtga
- the ARRB2 gene encoding beta-arrestin-2 — protein MGEKAGTRVFKKSSPNCKLTVYLGKRDFVDHLDRVDPVDGVVLVDPEYLKDRKVFVTLTCAFRYGREDLDVLGLSFRKDLFLASWQAFPPPEETAEPLTRLQERLLRKLGANAHPFSFIIPQNLPCSVTLQPGPEDTGKACGVDFEIRAFCAKIQDEKIHKRNSVRLVIRKVQYAPEKPGPQPMAETTRHFLMSDRSLHLEASLDKELYYHGEPISVNVHVTNNSSKSVKKVKVSVRQYADICLFSTAQYKCPVAQIEQDDQVAASSTFCKVYTLTPLLSNNREKRGLALDGKLKHEDTNLASSTIVKEGANKEVLGILVSYRVKVKLVVSRGGDVSVELPFVLMHPKPPDQASPTLQPPLAAPETDAPVDTNLIEFETNYGQDDDIVFEDFARLRLKGLKDDKEDDDHFC, from the exons ATGGGGGAGAAGGCGGGAACCAG GGTTTTCAAGAAGTCCAGCCCCAATTGCAAA cTCACAGTCTACCTGGGCAAGAGGGACTTTGTGGACCACCTGGACAGAGTGGACCCCGTAG ATGGTGTCGTTCTGGTGGACCCCGAATACCTCAAGGACCGGAAGG TGTTTGTGACGCTGACCTGCGCCTTCCGCTATGGCCGCGAGGACCTGGACGTCCTGGGCCTCTCCTTCCGCAAGGACCTCTTCCTGGCCTCGTGGCAGGCCTTCCCGCCCCCCGAGGAGACCGCCGAACCCCTCACCCGCCTGCAGGAGCGGCTGCTGCGGAAACTGGGGGCCAACGCCCACCCCTTCAGCTTCATC ATCCCACAGAATCTGCCCTGCTCTGTGACACTGCAGCCGGGTCCAGAGGACACAGGAAAG gcTTGTGGCGTCGATTTTGAGATCCGGGCTTTTTGTGCCAAAATTCAAGATGAGAAGATTCACAAAAG GAATTCCGTCCGCCTGGTCATCCGGAAAGTTCAATATGCCCCGGAGAAGCCCGGCCCCCAGCCCATGGCCGAGACCACCCGCCACTTCCTGATGTCCGACCGCTCCTTGCACCTCGAGGCTTCGCTCGACAAGGAG ctcTATTACCACGGGGAGCCCATCAGCGTCAACGTTCACGTCACAAACAACTCCAGCAAAAGTGTCAAGAAAGTCAAGGTGTCCG TGCGGCAATATGCGGACATCTGCCTCTTCAGCACAGCCCAGTACAAGTGCCCCGTGGCCCAAATCGAGCAGGA CGACCAAGTGGCGGCCAGTTCCACCTTCTGCAAGGTCTACACCCTCACGCCCCTGCTCAGCAACAACCGGGAGAAGAGGGGCCTGGCGCTGGACGGGAAGCTCAAGCACGAAGACACCAACCTGGCCTCGTCCACCAT CGTGAAGGAGGGTGCCAACAAGGAGGTCCTGGGCATCCTGGTCTCCTACCGGGTCAAGGTCAAGCTGGTGGTGTCCCGGGGTGG ggatGTTTCCGTGGAGCTGCCTTTCGTCCTCATGCACCCTAAGCCGCCCGACCAGGCCTCGCCCACGTTGCAGCCTCCGCTGG CCGCCCCCGAGACGGACGCCCCGGTCGACACCAACCTCATCGAGTTTGAAACCAA ctatgggCAGGACGACGACATTGTGTTTGAAGACTTTGCCCGCCTACGCCTGAAGGGGCTGAAGGACGACAAGGAAGACGACGACCATTTTTGCTAG